The DNA sequence AGCCTTCCGCCATAGAAAAACAAATCCTTATTGAACTCATCATGCTTGATTCCTTCCTGGACAGCCTCAAAGCTGTTTTCGAGCTCTTCTTCACGCTCATAGGCGCGTGCGAGATGCAGATACAGGGAATGGTATTCAGGATCAAGCTCCTTCACTTCTTTGAACTTTTCAATAGCAGTCCTGTTGATCCCAGCCTGAAGGGCAGTGAATGCGTAGCTGAAAAGGGTATTGATCTCAAGACGGGCTTCGAGTGCCTTTTCATAGAATGGGATCGCTTCCTCAAATGCCCCGCCGGCACTGAGTGCCTCGGCCATCCTCTGATTGACATTTGTTCCGGCGATTTCCTGGCTCGTTTCAAGAACCTTTTCATAAGACTTGATTGCTTCTATAAATTTCCCTTGCTCCAAATATAATTCACCAAGGGCAAAATCAATGATGACCTCTTCGTCCAGAATGGACTTAGCTTTTAAAAGCTTCTGCTCGCTCACCTCATACAAGCCTTCCATCTGGTACAGATCCGCTAAAAGGAGCAGTGCCTGCGGATAGCTTGGATCCTTCTCTGAAATCCTCTCGAGAACCAGCATCGCTTCCTCTTCATTGGCCAGATCAATATGAAGCTCAGCCAGGAGGACTAGCAGTTCGCCTTCATCCGGGTAAGATTCCAGCAGCCTTTCAATCAAAGCCTTGGATTCCTCAAGCAATCCCAGCTGGAACAATTCCTCCGCCAGCACAAATCTCTCCTCATGTGAACCCTTGTCCAGGATCTGTGCATAGTCCCTCAGTGCTTCTTCATGCTGTCCATTTTCTAATAGCGATATGATTTTATTAACTTTGTCCATTGTTATATCCTTTCATGACTAAAGATGGTTGCAGATATCATTTAAAAACGGGCTGGGTTCAAATTGCGGCCGATCCCGCTTGTTATCATAATCCTGCAGCCCGGCTGACAGGCTGACAGGCTGACCCATTCCGTTATACTGTAAAAAAAGCCGGAATCTTTATTATAACACGCTCTCCATAGCCCGGACAGAATCTGAAATATCCGCCTGCCCTGATGATCGTTCCTTTGTGGGCCGTTATGGCAAGTCTATGACTATAATAATGAAAGAGCTCTGATTCTTCAATGTTTCTGTCTCCGCCATCCTTAACATATAAATTATAGCTTGCTTCCCCTCCTTGCCTGATGTCTCCTTTATGGGGCCAGATGCCCATCATGGCCAGGTGCTCTCTGGCGACCGGCTCTCTTTCCTGCAGTTCTTCCCCGATGTGTGCCAGTTTTTCTTTTAGCATCAGCTGCTTCCAAAAATGCTGAAGCGCTTTCTTTTCTTTTTCATCCGCTGTTTTGAAAATAGGCACAAGCGGGCAATTGTATGGAAAAACAGCTTCCCTTATCCATCCCCAGGGAACCGCCGACAGCTCTTCTTTGCTTCCAGCTTCCACAAAGACGGCCGGTATTTTTTCTGTCCGGCATTTCCTGATGAAAGAAGGTGACAAGAGCCTGGCAGGAACTTTGACAGCAATCACATAATCGGCCGGAGAGCTGATCAAACTTGACTTTACGGTTTTTATTCGGGAAAACAGCCGGGATTCCTGCCGCACTTCTGCAAAAGTTAAAAAA is a window from the Bacillus infantis NRRL B-14911 genome containing:
- a CDS encoding tetratricopeptide repeat protein — encoded protein: MDKVNKIISLLENGQHEEALRDYAQILDKGSHEERFVLAEELFQLGLLEESKALIERLLESYPDEGELLVLLAELHIDLANEEEAMLVLERISEKDPSYPQALLLLADLYQMEGLYEVSEQKLLKAKSILDEEVIIDFALGELYLEQGKFIEAIKSYEKVLETSQEIAGTNVNQRMAEALSAGGAFEEAIPFYEKALEARLEINTLFSYAFTALQAGINRTAIEKFKEVKELDPEYHSLYLHLARAYEREEELENSFEAVQEGIKHDEFNKDLFFYGGRLALKLARENEAEDMLRMALVLDPEFTEAALTLNKLFIKQERYRDVLDIVDTMEAQEEEEPQFLWDAASALQELEEYSLALNKYQQAYTYFKEQSDFLSDYGYFLMEEGKWAEAAEIFKKLLGQDPSNEEYLDIVQRLSGDLM